A region of the Sphingomonas sp. S2-65 genome:
GCCCGGTACGTGGAACGGACGCCGCGCGCGCTTGACCAGCGCCCTCAGGATCACCGGTTCGAGCTGCGCGTAATCGGCGGTGACCGGGATGAAGAAGCGCAAACGTTCGCCGCCGGATTCGCGCGTCAGCGGCGGCAAAGGCGTTGCCGGAGAATCCTGCGGGCGCGGGCCGACAAAGGTCTCGGTCATCGCTTGCATGCCGAGCCGGAGCCGCAGCGTGCTCCCCGCCATGCTGTAGCCGCCATAGCTCAGCCGTTGCGGCGTGATCCGCATCCACACCGGGGGATTGTTCTTGTTGAGCTGAAGCGACGTGAAGCTTTGTCCCCAAGCGTCCGCCACCCGTGCGCGGATGTTGAGCTTGGCAATTTCGCGCGGCAGCGTTCGCTCCAGCTCGCGCACGATCGGCTGAAGCCGGGCATCGGCCTGATCGGTGAATGTGATCCGCCGGCCGAGAAAGTCGATCCCCGGCGCGTCGGTCCAGTCATAGGCCAGCCGCACGGTGGCCCGAACGCTCCAATCCTCCATCAGCCTCAGCCGGATGCGGGCATGCGCCATCGCCGATCCTGTCGCGGTCTCGCCCTTCAGCACGCCGCCCACGTCGCGTGCGCTGATCTGCGCGTGAATCGGTACGTCGGCGATGATCTCCTCGCCGCGGCCGCGCAGCCGGATCGGCGCGCGGGTGACCGTGCCGACGATCGTGCAGCCTATCTCCGGCGTGACCTTTATCTTCGCACCGAGCAGCTTGACCCGCGCCGGCGGTACGCAATCCGGCACCGCGCGATCGATCGACCAGAGCGTGCGTGGGATTTCGCGTTCGAGGGCCTGGGACACCACCGCCGTGTTGACGTCCAGGGGCACCGCGATGGCCGAAAACTGGCGTGGCGGCGCGATCGGATCCGTCACGCGTGGTGGCTGCTGGACCTTGTGGCTGCCGATCACGAGGATCAGTGCGATACCCGCCAGCAAGATGGCCGACGCGATCCCGATGATCCACAGCCGCCGGCGCTGGAAAAAACGGCGAGTGAGGGGGTGGGCGCTGGCCAAATGCGAACTCCAGACGAAGGGTCCTAGGCGATACGCCAGACCATCGTCTCGGTTCCGTAACCATCCGCCTGCGCCTTGGCCGGCGCGGGCAGATGGCGGCGCGATCAGGAGAGTGCGTTGGCGATCTTGCCGAGAATGCCGACGCGAAGCGCCTTCTTGAAGTGCGTCGCCACCTTGGTCTGAGCAGCGGCCGCATCCTTCACCACCAGACCCATCCCGAAGAATTCGTGCGTCACGCCTTCATAGCAGGTGTAGCTGGTATCCACGCCGGCCGCTTCCAGGCGCGCTGCCAGGATCTTGCCCTCGGTACGCAGCGGGTCGATCTCAGCGGCGATGATCGTCGTCGGCGGCAGGCCGGCGAGGTTGGCAGACACCAGCTTGATCCGCGGATCCGCAGTCTCGCCTTGATTGTCGAACACATGGCTGACGAACCATTCCATGAACGGCTTGTTGAGCGGCATGGCTTCGGCATTTTCAATGTAGCTGGTGCTGTTCGTGTCGTTGTCCGCGATCGGATAGACCAGCACCTGGGTAACGGGCAGCTGGAAGCCCTCGTCACGCGCCCGGATCGAGACATTGGCCGCCAGGTTGCCGCCGGCGCTTTCGCCCATCACGGCGACGCGGCTTGGATCGCCGTCGAAGCTGGCGGCGTTTTCGACCACCCATTGGTACGCGGCCCAGGCATCCTCATGCGCGGCGGGGAACTTGTGTTCGGGCGCCTGACGGTAATGGCACGACACGAAGATGCAGTCGGTAGCCAGCGCGAGCGCACGCGGCGTCGAATCATAGACGTCCAGATCGGCAATCACCCAGCCGCCGCCGTGAAAATAGACCACCACCGGCTTGGTGCCGGTTTCATTCTGGCGGCCATAAAGGCGCGCCTGGATCTCGCCGCCTGGGCCGGAGATCGTGAAGTCCTTGGTCGCCACACCCAGATCGGCGTCGGGATCGATGCCGCGGTTGCGCATGACCTGCCTGGCGCCATCGGCAGGCGTCGGCTGCTTGCGGGCTTCCGCAGGCGACAATGTCCAGGGCGGGGTCAGTCCCAGCTTCCGGGTTTCGTCCAGCACTTCCTGCATGCTGTGATCCAGGCGCGCAGGTCCGTCCGCATCCCAGCCGAAAAGGGCCATGCGCTTATCTCCGATTGATCTGTGTTGATTGTGGCAGGAGAACGAAGCGAATCCCGTGCCGTTCCCGATGCTTGGCCGAAATCTCGTCCCCGCGGCTGGCCTTCGCGGCGCCTGCGGCTTAGTGGCGCGGCTTGACGGCTGCCCCGTCGGCTCCCCACTCTCGTACGCGTACACGTAAGGACTTCCGAGAACTTCATGCAGCTTGTCATCGTCGAATCGCCCGCCAAGGCGAAAACCATCGAGAAGTATCTCGGCAAGGATTACCGCGTCCTGGCCTCTTATGGTCACGTCCGCGACCTGCCGCCGCGCGACGGATCGGTGAACCCGGATGAAGGGTTCGCGATGGAGTGGGAAACCTATGCCGACAAGTCCAAGCAGCTCAAGGCGATCGCCGACGAGGCCAAGAAGGCTGACCGACTGATCCTGGCGACTGACCCTGATCGCGAGGGTGAGGCGATCAGCTGGCACGTTCAGGAAGTGCTGCGGCTCAAAAAGGCGCTCCCCAAGGAGGTCGAGCGCGTCACGTTCAACGCGATCACCAAGCCGGCGATCCTGGCGGCGATGAAGGCGCCGCGCGAGCTCGATACCGACCTGATCGACGCGTACCGCGCGCGCCGGGCGCTCGACTATCTGGTGGGCTTTACGCTGTCGCCGGTGCTGTGGCGCAAGCTGCCCGGCGCCAAGTCGGCGGGGCGCGTCCAGTCGGTGGCGCTGCGCATCATCGTCGACCGCGAACGCGAGATCGAAAGCTTCAAGCCCCAGGAATATTGGTCGGTGATCGCCGAGCTGGAACAGGATGGCACTCCGTTCCAGGCGCGCATGGTCAAGTTCAAGGGCGACAAGCTCGACCGCCTCTCGATCGGCGACGAAGGCACTGCGCTTGCCGCCAAGAAGGCAGTCGAGGAGGGCCGCTTCACCGTCGTGTCGGTCGAGACCAAGCCCGCCACGCGCAATCCGCCGCCGCCCTTCACCACGTCCACGCTTCAGCAGGAGGCGGCGCGCAAGCTCGGCTTCTCGGCGAGCCACACCATGCGCATCGCCCAGGGCCTGTATGAGGACGGCGCGATCACCTACATGCGTACCGACGGCGTCCAGATGGACGGCGGTGCCATCCAGGAGGCGCGCAAGGCGGTCGTCACCCGCTATGACGGCAGCTACGTGCCGGACAAGCCGCGCCAGTACCAGACCAAGGCGAAGAACGCCCAGGAAGCGCACGAGGCGATCCGCCCGACCGACTTTTCCAAGGACCGGGCCGGTTCGGGCGATCATGGTCGATTGTACGACCTGATCTGGAAGCGTGCGCTCGCCAGCCAGATGGCTTCGGCGCGCATGGAACGCACCACCATCGAATTGCAGGACGGCAGCGGCCAGCACGCGTTGCGCGCTACCGGTCAGGTCGTGCTCTTCCCCGGCTATCTCGCGCTGTACGAGGAAGGGCGCGACGATGAAGGCGATGAGGATAGCCGCCGCCTGCCGCGGATGAGCGAAGGCGCCGCGCCTGCCAAGAAGGCAGTCAATGCCGAGCAGCACTT
Encoded here:
- a CDS encoding alpha/beta hydrolase; this translates as MALFGWDADGPARLDHSMQEVLDETRKLGLTPPWTLSPAEARKQPTPADGARQVMRNRGIDPDADLGVATKDFTISGPGGEIQARLYGRQNETGTKPVVVYFHGGGWVIADLDVYDSTPRALALATDCIFVSCHYRQAPEHKFPAAHEDAWAAYQWVVENAASFDGDPSRVAVMGESAGGNLAANVSIRARDEGFQLPVTQVLVYPIADNDTNSTSYIENAEAMPLNKPFMEWFVSHVFDNQGETADPRIKLVSANLAGLPPTTIIAAEIDPLRTEGKILAARLEAAGVDTSYTCYEGVTHEFFGMGLVVKDAAAAQTKVATHFKKALRVGILGKIANALS
- a CDS encoding DUF4403 family protein; this encodes MASAHPLTRRFFQRRRLWIIGIASAILLAGIALILVIGSHKVQQPPRVTDPIAPPRQFSAIAVPLDVNTAVVSQALEREIPRTLWSIDRAVPDCVPPARVKLLGAKIKVTPEIGCTIVGTVTRAPIRLRGRGEEIIADVPIHAQISARDVGGVLKGETATGSAMAHARIRLRLMEDWSVRATVRLAYDWTDAPGIDFLGRRITFTDQADARLQPIVRELERTLPREIAKLNIRARVADAWGQSFTSLQLNKNNPPVWMRITPQRLSYGGYSMAGSTLRLRLGMQAMTETFVGPRPQDSPATPLPPLTRESGGERLRFFIPVTADYAQLEPVILRALVKRARRPFHVPGIGAVAARFEKVTGYATKGGRIALGIALAARRQGEEQGTRGVVWVTARPVNAENSQRVGFSELAVDGDTDGVGGDLLVRLINTPGVSRVVADSLTQNFTKDFQELLAKVERAIVEKRAGDFVIRADIGQVRTGVLKVGGQGLYLPVWADGSARVTYVPGAPRTPGQRK
- the topA gene encoding type I DNA topoisomerase; the protein is MQLVIVESPAKAKTIEKYLGKDYRVLASYGHVRDLPPRDGSVNPDEGFAMEWETYADKSKQLKAIADEAKKADRLILATDPDREGEAISWHVQEVLRLKKALPKEVERVTFNAITKPAILAAMKAPRELDTDLIDAYRARRALDYLVGFTLSPVLWRKLPGAKSAGRVQSVALRIIVDREREIESFKPQEYWSVIAELEQDGTPFQARMVKFKGDKLDRLSIGDEGTALAAKKAVEEGRFTVVSVETKPATRNPPPPFTTSTLQQEAARKLGFSASHTMRIAQGLYEDGAITYMRTDGVQMDGGAIQEARKAVVTRYDGSYVPDKPRQYQTKAKNAQEAHEAIRPTDFSKDRAGSGDHGRLYDLIWKRALASQMASARMERTTIELQDGSGQHALRATGQVVLFPGYLALYEEGRDDEGDEDSRRLPRMSEGAAPAKKAVNAEQHFTQPLPRFSEASLVKRLEELGIGRPSTYASIIQVLKDRAYVRVEKNRFFAEESGRLLTAFLERFFEKYVSYDFTAELEEELDDVSGGRALWQAVLEAFWKDFKPRTSEVMEQQPSAITAELDQFLAPYLFPQKADGSDPRLCPNCGNGQLALRGGRFGAFIACSNYPECKFTRRFAQPGGEGEETGPEVLGTDPDTGLQVERKSGRFGPYIQLGEGKEAPKASIPKDIDLDLEWALKLLKLPRQIGNHPETGEPITASIGRYGPYLAHAGKYARLQTTADVFETGMNAAVVKLAEAAAGGGRPARGAAREPLKVLGKHPRSEAEIKLMEGRYGAYVTDGETNATLPKSIDKDQLTLEEAAQLIDARAAAAPAKGKKKPAAKKKAPAKKAPAKAAAKKPAAKKAAPKKADAGE